In Nitrospinota bacterium, the following proteins share a genomic window:
- a CDS encoding glutamyl-tRNA reductase, whose translation MALVILGLNHNTAPVEVREKLAFNQKHLEEAAEQIFARIPEIDEKVILSTCNRVEIYAHVEDAEKGLQALKNFLYRYHELDAGSLEPYFYSYAHEQAVEHLFKVSSSLDSMVMGEPQILGQVKDAYQNARKVKATGRILNQLFEKAFSVAKRVRTETAVAESAVSISYAAVELAEKIFGSLEGRTVLLIGAGEMIELAGKHLVNQGVKTILVANHHYERAANLAVKLGGSAVPFEQFPDEFADADIVLSSTAAPHYVIKRDMVEKAMRARAGRPVFFIDIAVPRDIEPSVNDIPNVFLYDIDDLGKVVDANRREREKEAVKAMEIIQAEVSRFSDWLDQLEMEPMIVALRQKALEIKERELQKTFARLNLDDKQREAVNAMASAMVNKILHDPTLQLKRHAVKGEDPHHRRSITELAKHLFNLE comes from the coding sequence ATGGCGCTGGTAATTTTAGGTCTCAATCACAACACCGCTCCGGTGGAGGTGCGGGAGAAGCTCGCCTTCAACCAAAAACATTTGGAAGAGGCGGCGGAACAAATCTTCGCCAGAATCCCCGAGATCGACGAAAAGGTCATCCTCTCCACCTGCAACCGCGTGGAAATTTACGCGCATGTGGAAGATGCCGAAAAAGGCCTGCAGGCGCTCAAGAATTTCCTCTACCGTTACCATGAGCTGGATGCCGGCTCGCTGGAACCGTACTTTTACAGTTACGCCCACGAGCAGGCGGTGGAGCACCTCTTCAAGGTCTCCTCCTCGCTCGACTCGATGGTGATGGGCGAGCCGCAGATATTGGGGCAGGTGAAGGATGCCTACCAGAACGCCCGCAAGGTGAAAGCGACGGGGCGCATCCTGAACCAGCTTTTTGAAAAAGCGTTCAGCGTGGCCAAGCGGGTCCGTACCGAAACCGCCGTGGCCGAATCGGCGGTCTCCATCTCGTACGCCGCCGTGGAACTGGCCGAAAAGATTTTCGGCAGCCTCGAAGGGCGCACCGTGCTGCTGATCGGCGCGGGCGAGATGATAGAGTTGGCCGGCAAACACCTCGTCAACCAGGGGGTGAAGACCATCTTGGTGGCCAACCACCACTATGAGCGCGCCGCGAACCTGGCCGTGAAGCTGGGCGGCAGCGCCGTGCCGTTCGAGCAGTTCCCCGACGAATTCGCCGACGCCGATATCGTGCTCTCCTCCACCGCCGCGCCGCACTACGTCATCAAGCGCGACATGGTGGAAAAGGCGATGCGCGCGCGCGCCGGCCGGCCGGTCTTTTTCATCGATATCGCCGTCCCGCGCGATATTGAGCCTTCCGTCAACGACATCCCGAACGTGTTCCTCTACGACATCGACGACCTCGGCAAGGTGGTGGACGCCAACCGGCGGGAGCGCGAAAAAGAGGCCGTGAAGGCGATGGAGATCATCCAGGCCGAGGTCTCGCGCTTTTCCGACTGGCTGGACCAGCTGGAGATGGAGCCGATGATCGTGGCGCTGCGCCAGAAGGCGCTGGAGATCAAGGAGCGCGAACTGCAAAAGACCTTCGCGCGGCTGAACCTCGACGACAAGCAGCGCGAGGCGGTCAACGCGATGGCGTCCGCGATGGTGAACAAGATTTTGCACGACCCCACCCTGCAACTGAAACGTCACGCCGTGAAAGGCGAAGACCCGCACCACCGCCGCTCGATCACCGAGCTGGCCAAACACCTTTTCAACCTGGAATAA
- the hemC gene encoding hydroxymethylbilane synthase, which produces MAKLHLRIGTRSSPLALWQAEHIKGEMLKFVEVGSVELVKIKTTGDKILDVPLAKVGGKGLFTKEIEEAMLREEIDLAVHSMKDVPTAVPEGLEVAIITKRENPLDSLVSRGVAFRDLPQGARIGTSSLRRKCQLLRVRPDFRIVDVRGNVQTRLKKMESGKWDAVILAAAGMIRLGYENDITELLDPAISLPAVGQGALALETRAGNEEVNAIVRRLHHQPSAICVEAERAFLGRLGGGCQVPIGAYGVISGETLILEGLVSDLAGKRYFRETIAVNPAKRLEAGVRLAETLLRAGAEEVLAEFYA; this is translated from the coding sequence ATGGCGAAACTGCACCTCCGCATCGGCACCCGTTCGTCGCCGCTCGCCCTCTGGCAGGCCGAACACATAAAAGGCGAAATGTTGAAGTTCGTGGAAGTCGGCTCGGTCGAGCTGGTGAAGATCAAGACCACCGGCGACAAGATACTGGACGTGCCGCTGGCGAAAGTCGGCGGCAAGGGGCTGTTCACCAAGGAAATAGAAGAGGCGATGCTGCGCGAAGAGATCGACCTCGCGGTGCATAGCATGAAGGACGTGCCGACGGCGGTGCCGGAAGGGCTGGAAGTAGCGATCATCACGAAGCGCGAAAACCCGCTTGATTCGCTGGTGAGCCGCGGCGTGGCGTTCAGGGATTTGCCGCAAGGCGCGCGTATCGGCACCAGCTCGCTCCGCCGCAAGTGCCAGTTGCTCCGCGTCCGCCCCGATTTCCGGATAGTCGACGTGCGGGGCAATGTGCAGACCCGTCTTAAGAAGATGGAATCGGGAAAATGGGATGCCGTCATTCTCGCCGCCGCCGGCATGATACGCCTCGGCTATGAAAACGACATCACCGAACTGCTCGATCCCGCCATCTCCCTTCCCGCCGTGGGACAGGGGGCGCTCGCCCTTGAAACCCGCGCGGGGAACGAAGAGGTGAATGCCATCGTCCGCCGCCTGCACCACCAGCCGTCCGCCATCTGCGTGGAGGCGGAGCGCGCGTTCCTTGGCCGCCTCGGCGGGGGATGCCAGGTGCCGATTGGGGCATACGGCGTCATCAGCGGCGAAACGCTTATTCTTGAAGGACTGGTGAGCGATCTCGCCGGCAAGCGCTACTTCCGCGAGACCATCGCCGTCAACCCCGCCAAGCGGCTGGAGGCGGGCGTGCGCTTGGCCGAAACGCTCCTGCGGGCGGGCGCCGAAGAGGTGTTGGCCGAATTCTACGCCTGA
- a CDS encoding fused MFS/spermidine synthase: MAYMVYAATIGLSAFLLFLVQPMVAKMILPLFGGGAAVWLTCVIFFQLLLFAGYASSHWVVTKYGARRHLMYQAGLTALSLLFVPFAVTYGHGIEPPAGIFLILLATVGVPYFVLSTTSPVVQRWLAADARYSGANPYILYVVSNAGSLAGLFAYPLLIETGISTGMQAALWAALYALYAALVAACVYCFHSTAERTSAAPAAPGEMAAPAVAPKTRRGWVVRSMIPSAALIVITHYLTQDVVNFPLLWVLPLALYLLSFVICFAFPAVSRAGQLRALTVLIPILLLLLFHDGRAAAPFYAKIAVALAALFGIAMFFHGNLEREKPHKFLLTSFYLHISLGGLLGSIGAGIIAPLIFKTQFEFSLVILAAIFLIVTSDFPLRRSAALAFNLALVSVATLGWARQEMGWHTEVVEAARSFYGTYRVEDVRNNDGAAYRQLVAGTHIHGIQRIGGGEPLAYYHEQSGVGLALRRLPAVRRVAVIGLGAGVMAAYGKAGGRYDFYELDPVVAGLARRHFTYIAESGAEVNIITGDGRLNLRNAPNGSYDLIVVDAFTSGSIPAHLITAEFTREALAKLAPDGLLMYNISNRHVDLLPVLRGNAASLGLRIARHIAPAVEEEQKFTAVWVALARGPALFDALTTGDPHWHKPGGPVAFWSDAKSDVWTLLKFR, from the coding sequence ATGGCATACATGGTATACGCCGCCACGATAGGTCTTTCGGCGTTCCTTCTCTTCCTCGTGCAGCCGATGGTGGCAAAAATGATTTTGCCGCTCTTCGGCGGCGGCGCGGCGGTCTGGCTTACCTGCGTCATTTTTTTCCAACTCCTTCTGTTCGCCGGGTATGCCTCATCGCACTGGGTGGTGACGAAGTACGGCGCGCGCCGCCACCTGATGTATCAGGCCGGTCTCACGGCGCTGTCGCTCCTCTTTGTGCCGTTCGCGGTAACGTACGGCCACGGCATTGAACCTCCCGCCGGCATTTTTTTGATTCTTCTTGCCACCGTGGGGGTTCCCTACTTTGTCCTTTCCACCACCAGCCCGGTGGTGCAGCGATGGCTTGCCGCCGATGCGCGGTACAGCGGCGCCAATCCCTACATCCTGTATGTGGTATCCAACGCCGGATCGCTGGCGGGCCTTTTCGCGTATCCGCTGCTGATTGAAACCGGTATCTCCACCGGCATGCAGGCGGCGCTATGGGCGGCGCTCTACGCGCTCTACGCCGCGCTTGTTGCCGCGTGCGTTTACTGTTTTCATTCAACGGCGGAAAGAACCTCCGCCGCGCCGGCCGCGCCAGGCGAAATGGCCGCGCCCGCCGTCGCGCCGAAAACGCGGCGCGGCTGGGTGGTGCGGAGCATGATCCCGTCGGCGGCGCTCATTGTTATCACCCATTACCTCACGCAGGACGTGGTGAATTTTCCGCTGCTCTGGGTGCTGCCACTCGCCCTCTACCTCCTTTCGTTTGTCATCTGCTTCGCCTTTCCCGCCGTTTCCCGCGCCGGCCAATTGCGCGCCTTAACGGTGTTGATACCGATACTCTTGCTGCTGCTGTTTCACGACGGGCGGGCCGCCGCGCCGTTTTATGCAAAAATCGCGGTGGCGTTGGCGGCGCTCTTCGGCATTGCGATGTTCTTCCACGGCAACCTGGAGCGGGAGAAGCCGCACAAATTCCTGCTCACCTCGTTTTACCTCCACATATCGCTGGGGGGGCTGCTGGGGAGCATCGGCGCCGGCATTATCGCGCCGCTGATTTTCAAGACGCAGTTCGAGTTCAGCCTCGTCATATTGGCGGCGATTTTTCTCATCGTGACGTCGGATTTTCCGCTCCGCCGCTCCGCCGCCCTGGCTTTCAATCTGGCGCTTGTCTCCGTCGCCACGTTGGGTTGGGCGCGGCAGGAGATGGGGTGGCATACGGAGGTGGTGGAGGCGGCGCGGAGCTTTTACGGCACATACCGGGTGGAGGATGTCCGGAACAATGACGGCGCGGCGTACCGGCAACTGGTGGCGGGCACCCATATCCACGGCATCCAGCGCATCGGCGGCGGCGAGCCGTTGGCTTATTATCATGAACAAAGCGGCGTCGGCCTCGCCCTGCGGCGGCTTCCGGCGGTGCGGCGCGTGGCGGTCATCGGGCTGGGGGCCGGGGTGATGGCCGCCTACGGCAAGGCGGGCGGCCGCTACGATTTTTATGAATTGGATCCCGTGGTGGCCGGTCTGGCGCGCCGCCATTTCACGTATATTGCGGAAAGCGGGGCGGAGGTCAACATCATCACCGGCGATGGCCGCCTCAATCTGCGCAACGCCCCCAATGGGTCGTACGACCTGATCGTGGTGGACGCGTTCACCAGCGGCTCCATCCCGGCGCACCTCATCACCGCCGAATTTACGCGCGAGGCGTTGGCAAAGCTGGCGCCGGACGGGCTGCTGATGTACAACATATCCAACCGGCACGTCGACCTCTTGCCGGTGCTGCGCGGGAATGCCGCGTCGCTGGGGTTGCGCATAGCCCGGCATATCGCGCCCGCGGTTGAGGAAGAGCAAAAATTCACCGCCGTCTGGGTGGCGCTCGCGCGCGGCCCGGCGCTGTTCGATGCGCTCACCACCGGCGATCCGCATTGGCACAAGCCGGGCGGGCCGGTGGCATTTTGGAGCGACGCCAAATCGGATGTCTGGACGCTGCTGAAATTCAGGTAG
- a CDS encoding site-2 protease family protein produces MPPVREFSTVQTIAVMALPLIFAIVLHEIAHGYMAYRKGDDTALRMGRLSLNPIHHIDPFGTILLPLVFFFSTGMLFAMAKPVPVNFFALRRPKEDMVWVAAAGPGTNLLLALFSALLIWGAGFFDSRTDYYIAFMNQKLIPADASPIMFPIVGMLYYSVLLNVILAVINLIPIPPADGGRIMVGLLPHKAAAAYSRIEPVGVILLMVIILFDPLGIVRHVIWPLIEGIVNLLV; encoded by the coding sequence ATGCCGCCAGTAAGGGAATTTTCAACGGTGCAGACCATCGCGGTGATGGCGCTGCCGCTTATTTTCGCCATCGTGCTGCACGAGATCGCGCACGGCTACATGGCCTACCGCAAGGGGGACGACACAGCCCTGCGGATGGGCCGCCTGTCGCTCAACCCGATACACCATATAGACCCGTTCGGCACCATCCTGCTGCCGCTGGTGTTCTTCTTTTCAACCGGCATGCTCTTCGCCATGGCAAAGCCGGTGCCGGTGAATTTCTTCGCGCTGCGCCGCCCGAAGGAGGATATGGTCTGGGTGGCCGCCGCCGGGCCGGGCACCAACCTGCTGCTGGCGCTCTTTTCGGCCCTGCTGATATGGGGGGCCGGTTTTTTCGATTCGCGGACCGATTACTACATCGCCTTCATGAACCAGAAGCTTATCCCCGCCGACGCTTCGCCCATCATGTTCCCCATCGTCGGCATGCTCTACTATTCCGTCTTGCTGAACGTCATCCTCGCGGTCATCAACCTGATTCCCATCCCCCCGGCGGACGGCGGGCGGATCATGGTCGGCCTCCTGCCGCACAAAGCCGCCGCGGCCTATTCGCGGATAGAGCCGGTCGGCGTCATCCTGCTGATGGTCATCATCCTGTTCGATCCGCTGGGAATCGTCCGGCACGTCATCTGGCCGCTGATTGAAGGCATCGTGAATCTGCTGGTATGA
- the trpS gene encoding tryptophan--tRNA ligase, giving the protein MTKKRVLSGMQSSGKLHLGNYLGALENWVEMQKDYDCFYFVADWHALSTNYEDTANLKENVIDIGINWLAAGLKPDTCTMFIQSLIPQHAVLHLLFSMITPIPWLERVPSYKEKMENVSSRDLHTYGFLGYPVLQAADIVLYNAHLVPVGIDQLPHLELTREIVRHFHQIYKKEVFVLPEGKLGEVKKLPGLDGRKMSKSYGNAIFLSDTPAEREHKILRQMVTDPARVRRNDPGNPDVCHVHSFHKVFSDAATCAQIDKDCRSAAIGCVDCKKILVKNIAARMAKFDAERPVWAARPKKVMEVMHDGTAKARKVAEATLRAAEDAIGISLPDFE; this is encoded by the coding sequence ATGACGAAGAAACGCGTCCTGAGCGGCATGCAAAGCTCCGGCAAGCTCCACCTCGGCAACTACCTCGGCGCGCTGGAAAACTGGGTGGAGATGCAGAAGGATTACGATTGCTTCTATTTCGTGGCGGATTGGCACGCCCTCTCCACCAATTACGAGGATACGGCCAACCTCAAGGAAAACGTCATCGACATCGGCATCAACTGGCTGGCGGCGGGGCTGAAACCCGACACCTGCACCATGTTCATTCAGTCGCTCATTCCGCAGCACGCGGTGCTGCACCTGCTTTTTTCCATGATAACGCCGATACCGTGGCTGGAGCGGGTGCCGAGCTATAAGGAGAAGATGGAAAACGTCAGCAGCCGCGATCTGCACACCTACGGCTTTTTGGGCTACCCGGTGCTGCAGGCGGCCGACATCGTGCTCTACAACGCGCACCTCGTGCCGGTGGGCATCGACCAGCTTCCGCACCTGGAGCTGACGCGCGAGATCGTCCGGCATTTCCACCAGATATATAAGAAGGAAGTCTTCGTGCTGCCCGAAGGAAAACTGGGCGAGGTGAAAAAACTCCCCGGACTCGACGGGCGCAAGATGAGCAAGAGCTACGGCAACGCCATCTTTTTGTCGGATACCCCCGCCGAGCGCGAACACAAGATTCTGCGGCAGATGGTCACCGACCCCGCGCGCGTCCGCCGCAACGACCCCGGCAACCCGGATGTGTGCCACGTCCACTCGTTCCACAAGGTTTTCAGCGATGCCGCCACCTGCGCGCAGATCGATAAGGATTGCCGCTCCGCCGCCATCGGCTGCGTGGACTGCAAGAAGATATTGGTGAAGAACATCGCCGCCCGCATGGCGAAGTTCGACGCCGAGCGCCCCGTGTGGGCGGCCCGGCCGAAGAAGGTGATGGAGGTGATGCACGACGGCACCGCGAAAGCCCGCAAGGTGGCGGAGGCCACGCTGCGCGCCGCCGAAGACGCCATCGGCATCTCCCTCCCCGATTTCGAGTAG